Proteins encoded within one genomic window of Methanosarcina barkeri str. Wiesmoor:
- a CDS encoding ATP synthase subunit A has product MEVKGEIYRVSGPVVTVTGLQAKMYDLVKVGDEGLMGEVIQILGPKTIIQVYEETAGIKPGEPCYSTGSSLSVELGPGLLSSIYDGVQRPLHVLLERTGGFIGRGVTADGLDHKKLWEFKPVAKKGDSVKGGDVIGVVQETVNIEHKIMVPPDISGTISDIKSGNFTVVDTICTLTDGTELQMMQKWPVRRPRPVRTKLTPTRPLVTGMRILDGLFPVAKGGTAAIPGPFGSGKTVTQQSLAKWSDTEIVVYIGCGERGNEMADVLSEFPELEDPQTGRPLMERTVLIANTSNMPVAAREASVYTGITIAEYFRDMGLDVSLMADSTSRWAEAMREISSRLEEMPGEEGYPAYLSARLAEFYERAGVAESLCGETGSITVIGAVSPPGGDFSEPVTQNTLRIVKVFWALDAKLSQRRHFPAINWLNSYSLYKDSLNDWFADNVAPDYVPLRERAMEMLQTESELQEIVQLVGSDALPDDQQLLLEITRMLREIFLQQNAFHPVDAYSPFAQQYRILKAIMKWGDAAMEALKSGVPVPEILKLESKNVLAKVKYEEKFDESMNAVLTQMDKEFASLRGR; this is encoded by the coding sequence GTGGAAGTAAAAGGTGAAATTTATCGTGTGTCTGGGCCTGTCGTCACCGTTACCGGCTTGCAGGCAAAAATGTATGACCTGGTCAAAGTCGGTGATGAAGGTCTTATGGGTGAAGTCATCCAGATATTAGGGCCCAAGACCATCATCCAGGTATACGAAGAGACCGCAGGTATCAAGCCAGGGGAACCCTGTTATTCTACAGGTTCGTCTCTGTCCGTGGAACTTGGTCCGGGTCTTCTTTCAAGTATTTATGATGGGGTTCAGAGACCACTGCATGTCCTGCTCGAAAGGACGGGCGGTTTCATTGGCAGAGGTGTCACTGCAGATGGGCTTGACCACAAGAAACTCTGGGAGTTCAAACCCGTTGCCAAGAAAGGCGATTCCGTAAAAGGCGGAGATGTAATTGGTGTTGTACAGGAAACCGTGAATATTGAACATAAGATCATGGTGCCTCCTGATATCTCAGGTACAATTTCCGACATAAAGAGCGGAAACTTTACGGTAGTAGACACAATCTGTACTCTGACTGATGGGACCGAATTGCAGATGATGCAAAAATGGCCTGTCAGGAGACCCAGACCTGTTAGGACAAAACTTACTCCAACCAGGCCTCTTGTTACAGGAATGAGAATCCTTGATGGGCTTTTCCCTGTGGCAAAAGGTGGGACGGCTGCAATTCCCGGACCTTTCGGATCGGGAAAGACTGTTACTCAGCAGTCTCTTGCAAAGTGGAGTGACACCGAAATTGTGGTCTACATCGGTTGTGGTGAACGCGGAAACGAAATGGCAGACGTTCTGAGCGAATTCCCTGAACTTGAAGACCCGCAGACAGGGCGCCCACTGATGGAGCGTACTGTTCTTATCGCTAACACTTCAAACATGCCTGTGGCCGCAAGAGAAGCATCTGTGTACACAGGGATCACCATTGCAGAATATTTCCGTGACATGGGATTAGACGTGTCCCTTATGGCAGACTCCACCTCAAGGTGGGCAGAAGCCATGAGAGAAATCTCCTCCCGTCTGGAAGAAATGCCTGGTGAAGAAGGTTATCCAGCGTACCTATCTGCAAGGCTGGCCGAATTCTACGAGCGTGCCGGGGTTGCGGAGAGTCTTTGCGGTGAGACAGGTTCCATTACTGTTATTGGAGCAGTATCTCCACCTGGTGGTGACTTCTCAGAGCCTGTTACACAGAATACCCTGCGTATCGTAAAAGTGTTCTGGGCTCTCGATGCCAAACTCTCTCAGAGGCGTCACTTCCCGGCCATCAACTGGCTGAACAGTTACAGTCTGTACAAGGACAGTCTTAATGACTGGTTTGCAGATAACGTGGCTCCTGATTATGTGCCTTTGAGGGAAAGGGCAATGGAAATGCTCCAGACAGAATCTGAACTGCAGGAAATCGTACAGCTTGTAGGTTCCGATGCTCTGCCAGATGACCAGCAGCTTCTGCTTGAAATCACCCGTATGCTCAGGGAAATTTTCCTGCAGCAGAATGCATTCCACCCAGTAGATGCCTACAGCCCGTTCGCTCAGCAGTACAGGATCCTTAAGGCAATCATGAAATGGGGAGACGCTGCAATGGAAGCCTTGAAATCAGGTGTTCCTGTTCCTGAAATTCTCAAACTTGAATCCAAAAATGTGCTTGCTAAGGTCAAGTATGAGGAGAAGTTTGATGAGTCTATGAACGCTGTCCTGACACAGATGGATAAAGAGTTTGCATCCCTGAGAGGTAGGTAA
- a CDS encoding V-type ATP synthase subunit I: MSRPKQMTRAVIVGHKSILKETIDALHDTNLFHVEDFVEDESGFKISKPFKNAEEVSKKLVKIRSIANYLGIESKKPVVQKSDAVLRELDSKLNELDRTISAKTESISQLENELKDMDSQKREVLPYLSIDLDFDYFRGYESLKVFAGTLKNNLEASQISSITQAYELYFDPQSKAVVLFVANNDADKVYELLQGLGFKELRVPERGGVPSELLRSIEQKEADVTRRIESLKGEIESLKTKYADFILASDEVLSIESQKAELPLRIATSENAFIIDGWTPTESYDRLVSVVNNATNGKAYITSLEVREEEEEDAPVEYNNSKSVAPMQQIMDLYSRPKYFEIDPSSAIFITFPLIYGMILGDIGYALILGSIALAIKKAIKSDAVSDMMNILIYCQIWTIFFGLIYGEFLGFPLASTHEEQGLLPFWHTVTLFHSIGGEEFTFPIHRAHMVMSMIVLSVVVGLIHLNLGYLFGFSNIAREHGMKHALLEKGSWMIIELGVLIAAVGYFGGSALMYVGAVVLVLGIVMLAMGEGIAGIVELPSLMGNALSYARIIAVGLSSIYIASTVNDIAFGMVWPDHSKIGFAAIAAIIVFILGHALNTVLSIIAPGLHALRLQYVEFFGKFYEGGGRKFNPFGYIRKYTEE; the protein is encoded by the coding sequence ATGAGTAGACCTAAACAGATGACAAGGGCCGTTATTGTCGGGCACAAAAGCATTCTAAAAGAAACCATCGATGCACTACATGATACAAATCTTTTTCACGTCGAAGACTTTGTTGAAGACGAGTCTGGTTTTAAGATCAGCAAGCCATTCAAAAACGCAGAAGAAGTCTCTAAAAAGCTTGTGAAGATCCGATCTATCGCCAATTATTTGGGGATTGAAAGCAAAAAACCGGTAGTTCAGAAATCTGACGCTGTTCTGCGTGAACTTGACTCTAAGTTAAATGAACTGGACAGGACAATTTCAGCTAAAACGGAATCAATTTCTCAGCTTGAAAATGAATTAAAAGACATGGATTCTCAGAAAAGGGAAGTCCTGCCTTATCTGTCCATCGATCTTGACTTCGATTATTTCCGTGGCTACGAAAGCCTCAAGGTTTTCGCAGGCACTTTAAAAAATAACCTGGAAGCAAGTCAGATTTCTAGTATCACCCAAGCTTACGAACTGTACTTTGATCCTCAATCAAAAGCAGTTGTACTGTTTGTAGCTAATAATGATGCCGACAAAGTTTACGAATTACTTCAGGGTCTTGGATTCAAAGAGCTTAGAGTTCCGGAAAGAGGTGGTGTTCCAAGCGAACTTTTAAGATCCATTGAACAGAAAGAAGCCGACGTCACCAGAAGGATCGAATCCTTAAAGGGTGAGATCGAGTCCTTGAAAACAAAGTACGCCGATTTTATCCTTGCAAGCGACGAAGTCCTGAGTATCGAGAGTCAGAAAGCAGAGCTGCCTCTTAGAATAGCTACATCTGAAAATGCATTCATAATTGATGGATGGACCCCCACCGAAAGTTATGACAGGCTTGTCAGTGTAGTTAACAACGCCACTAACGGCAAGGCATACATTACCAGCCTCGAAGTTCGCGAGGAGGAAGAAGAAGATGCCCCCGTCGAGTATAATAACTCAAAATCAGTGGCACCGATGCAGCAGATTATGGATCTGTATTCAAGACCTAAATATTTTGAAATTGATCCATCTTCAGCGATTTTCATTACCTTCCCGCTGATCTATGGAATGATTCTCGGAGACATCGGATATGCACTGATATTGGGATCAATTGCACTGGCTATTAAAAAGGCAATAAAGTCAGATGCAGTATCTGATATGATGAATATTCTTATTTATTGTCAGATTTGGACGATTTTCTTTGGACTTATTTATGGTGAGTTTCTGGGATTCCCTCTGGCGAGTACGCATGAAGAACAAGGTTTACTCCCGTTCTGGCATACAGTAACCCTGTTCCATTCAATTGGAGGAGAGGAATTTACTTTCCCAATTCACAGGGCTCACATGGTAATGAGTATGATTGTACTAAGCGTCGTCGTCGGACTGATTCACTTAAATCTCGGGTACCTGTTCGGATTTTCAAATATTGCAAGGGAACACGGGATGAAACACGCTCTTCTTGAAAAAGGCAGTTGGATGATTATTGAGCTTGGTGTACTTATTGCAGCTGTTGGTTATTTTGGCGGTTCAGCATTGATGTATGTCGGTGCTGTTGTTCTTGTTCTTGGAATTGTGATGCTCGCCATGGGTGAGGGTATCGCTGGTATAGTCGAACTGCCATCTCTTATGGGTAACGCTCTTTCGTATGCCCGTATTATTGCAGTCGGTTTATCTTCGATTTATATCGCAAGTACAGTCAATGACATCGCTTTTGGAATGGTCTGGCCTGATCATTCTAAGATCGGTTTCGCGGCAATAGCTGCAATTATCGTATTTATACTCGGACACGCTCTTAACACCGTTCTGAGTATCATCGCTCCCGGACTACATGCACTCAGGTTGCAGTACGTAGAATTCTTTGGAAAATTCTATGAAGGCGGGGGCAGAAAATTCAACCCATTCGGATATATAAGAAAATACACGGAGGAATAA
- a CDS encoding V-type ATP synthase subunit C, giving the protein MRLLEKLWGQKPSRKSDKKKNGTSNYPYAVTRVRAMKSKLLPKESYPRLLNMGIDGITRFIQESEYKNDVNELAMKYSGGDLAEHALNRNLALTYDKLVRITGGELNYLVVAYLKRYDIWNIKTLLRGKIYNASAEDIMESLIAAGEFTYTSMSELAAKATYKEIIEALKYSEYYPLLQKFDGTNLAYIENELDKMYYTGLFGAIGKPRSKDRKLFLKVVRLEVDVKNLINLFRLKKAGVMQLDEIMPLMIEGGLELKPEKLATLPYDEFVNELQRTQYWDVISGVTSSDMTSLTTLESRLTRYYLESSTVLSHVSPISVAPILDYIIHKHNEATNLRIIFRGKETGLSDELIKDQLVVI; this is encoded by the coding sequence ATGCGGCTTTTGGAGAAACTCTGGGGGCAAAAACCCTCACGAAAATCCGATAAGAAGAAAAATGGCACTTCTAACTATCCCTATGCCGTAACCCGTGTCCGAGCTATGAAGAGCAAGCTGCTCCCTAAAGAATCATACCCCCGGCTTCTTAACATGGGAATTGATGGGATTACCCGCTTTATCCAAGAGTCTGAATACAAAAACGACGTTAACGAACTGGCAATGAAATATAGTGGTGGCGATCTGGCAGAACACGCATTGAACAGAAATCTTGCGCTCACATATGATAAGTTGGTAAGAATTACCGGAGGAGAATTGAATTACCTGGTTGTTGCATACCTCAAAAGATACGACATCTGGAACATAAAAACACTTCTTCGTGGTAAAATCTACAATGCATCTGCTGAAGATATCATGGAATCACTGATTGCTGCCGGGGAGTTTACCTATACTTCTATGTCAGAACTTGCAGCCAAGGCTACATATAAAGAAATAATTGAAGCCCTGAAATATTCTGAGTACTACCCCCTGCTGCAGAAGTTTGACGGAACTAACCTGGCATACATAGAGAATGAACTTGACAAAATGTATTACACAGGCTTGTTTGGAGCAATAGGAAAACCAAGATCTAAGGACCGCAAGCTCTTTCTTAAAGTTGTCAGATTAGAAGTAGACGTCAAGAACTTAATAAATCTTTTCAGACTGAAAAAAGCAGGAGTTATGCAGCTTGATGAAATCATGCCTCTCATGATTGAAGGCGGTCTTGAGTTAAAACCCGAGAAACTGGCGACTCTCCCATATGACGAGTTTGTCAATGAGCTTCAAAGAACTCAGTACTGGGACGTAATTTCAGGCGTTACGAGTTCAGATATGACTTCTTTGACTACTCTTGAAAGCAGGCTCACAAGATATTATCTTGAATCTTCAACCGTTCTCTCGCATGTATCCCCGATCTCAGTTGCACCTATTCTGGATTATATCATTCATAAACATAATGAGGCTACTAATCTCAGGATCATCTTCAGGGGTAAGGAGACTGGCCTCAGTGATGAGTTAATCAAAGACCAGTTGGTGGTTATATAA
- a CDS encoding V-type ATP synthase subunit F, protein MELAVIGKSEFVTGFRLAGVRKVYETADIAATESVVKSVLEDKSVGILVMHNDDIGNLPEMLRKNLNESVQPTVVALGGSGSGSNLRDKIKQAVGVDLWK, encoded by the coding sequence ATGGAATTAGCGGTGATCGGTAAGAGCGAATTTGTTACAGGATTCAGACTGGCTGGTGTCAGGAAGGTTTATGAAACCGCAGATATCGCAGCCACTGAGTCCGTTGTAAAATCGGTGCTTGAAGACAAAAGTGTCGGGATTCTTGTAATGCATAATGATGACATTGGTAATCTGCCGGAAATGCTAAGGAAAAACTTGAATGAGTCTGTCCAGCCTACAGTAGTAGCCCTTGGAGGCAGTGGATCAGGCTCGAATTTAAGAGATAAGATAAAACAAGCGGTAGGTGTTGATCTGTGGAAGTAA
- a CDS encoding V-type ATP synthase subunit E: MGLEIVVKDIQEGASAEVSRIKAEGDAKASEIINEAKEVQKKTLGDSLAKAEEDLQNLHQQVISSANLEVKRITLNKRKDLLDKVYVQTVEKIKSMPASKKEELLKNILSKYEASGARVYSSKDSEDIVKKLTSLSYAGNLDAIGGIVLENEDGTVRLDFTYDSILKNVYERSLKQISDLLYG; this comes from the coding sequence ATGGGACTAGAGATTGTTGTAAAAGACATCCAAGAGGGTGCAAGTGCTGAGGTTTCCCGTATAAAAGCCGAAGGCGATGCAAAGGCCTCCGAGATCATAAATGAAGCTAAGGAAGTACAGAAAAAGACGCTCGGAGACAGCCTTGCCAAGGCAGAAGAGGACCTCCAAAATCTGCACCAGCAGGTCATATCAAGTGCAAATCTGGAAGTGAAAAGAATTACGCTTAATAAGCGTAAGGATCTTCTAGACAAAGTTTATGTCCAGACAGTTGAAAAAATTAAGTCAATGCCGGCATCCAAAAAAGAAGAGCTGTTGAAAAATATTCTCAGCAAGTACGAAGCTAGCGGTGCTAGAGTTTACTCTTCTAAAGATTCTGAAGATATTGTCAAGAAGTTAACTTCTCTATCTTACGCTGGTAATCTTGATGCTATTGGTGGAATTGTTCTGGAAAACGAGGATGGGACGGTCAGGTTAGATTTCACATATGATTCAATCCTGAAAAACGTGTATGAGCGTTCATTGAAGCAGATATCTGATCTATTATACGGGTGA
- a CDS encoding ATP synthase subunit B: MVKEYKTITQIAGPLVFVEKTEPVGYKEIVTINMPDGTTRRGEVLDSSSDIVVIQIFEGTTGLDKECGVVFTGETLKLPASIDLLGRILSGSGEPLDGGPRIVPDQLLDINGAAMNPYARLPPKDFIQTGISTIDGTNTLVRGQKLPIFSASGLPHNEIALQIARQAAVPGSESAFAVVFAAMGITNEEAQYFMSDFEKTGALERAVVFLNLADDPAVERIVTPRMALTAAEYLAYEHGMHVLVILTDITNYAEALRQMGAARNEIPGRRGYPGYMYTDLATLYERAGIVKGAKGSVTQIPILSMPGDDITHPIPDLSGYITEGQIVVSRELHRKGIYPPINVLPSLSRLMNSGIGADKTREDHKAVSDQMYAGYAEGRDLRGLVAIVGKEALSERDVKFLEFADLFEDQFVRQGRNENRTIADTLDIGWKILAHLPENQLGRIDNKYIQKYHPAHRKGQ, translated from the coding sequence ATGGTAAAAGAGTATAAGACAATCACTCAGATTGCAGGACCGCTTGTCTTTGTTGAGAAAACAGAGCCTGTAGGCTATAAAGAAATTGTCACTATCAACATGCCTGACGGGACCACCCGCAGAGGCGAGGTGCTGGACTCATCTTCAGACATAGTGGTTATCCAGATTTTTGAAGGTACTACTGGTCTGGACAAGGAGTGTGGTGTAGTCTTTACAGGGGAAACCCTGAAGCTCCCTGCATCCATTGACCTTCTCGGAAGGATCCTTTCAGGTTCAGGAGAACCACTTGACGGTGGACCCAGGATTGTGCCTGACCAGCTTCTGGACATCAACGGAGCTGCAATGAACCCATATGCCAGGCTGCCTCCAAAGGATTTCATCCAGACAGGTATCTCCACAATAGACGGAACAAACACCCTTGTCCGTGGACAGAAACTGCCTATTTTCTCAGCTTCAGGTCTTCCACACAACGAGATTGCTTTGCAGATCGCAAGGCAGGCTGCGGTGCCGGGATCTGAATCTGCTTTCGCAGTAGTTTTTGCAGCAATGGGTATTACCAATGAAGAAGCCCAGTACTTCATGAGCGACTTCGAAAAGACCGGGGCTCTTGAAAGGGCTGTTGTGTTCCTCAATCTTGCAGATGACCCGGCTGTCGAACGTATAGTCACTCCGCGTATGGCTTTGACTGCAGCTGAATATCTGGCATACGAACACGGCATGCACGTACTTGTCATTCTGACCGATATTACCAACTATGCAGAAGCTCTTCGTCAGATGGGTGCCGCCCGTAACGAAATTCCTGGTCGCCGTGGGTATCCTGGTTACATGTACACTGACCTTGCAACTCTCTATGAGCGCGCAGGTATTGTTAAGGGTGCAAAGGGATCAGTTACTCAGATTCCAATTCTCTCGATGCCTGGTGACGATATTACCCACCCGATTCCTGACCTGTCCGGGTATATTACCGAAGGGCAGATTGTGGTTTCAAGAGAACTGCACAGGAAAGGTATCTACCCGCCAATTAATGTGCTGCCATCCCTGTCAAGGCTGATGAACTCCGGTATCGGAGCAGACAAGACAAGGGAAGATCACAAGGCGGTTTCTGACCAGATGTATGCAGGTTATGCAGAAGGGCGTGACCTGAGAGGTCTCGTGGCTATCGTCGGTAAAGAAGCTCTGTCTGAGAGAGACGTCAAGTTCCTTGAGTTTGCTGACCTTTTTGAGGACCAGTTTGTCCGTCAGGGCAGAAACGAAAACAGGACAATTGCAGACACTCTGGACATTGGATGGAAGATCCTTGCACACCTGCCTGAAAACCAGCTGGGTAGGATTGACAACAAATACATCCAGAAATACCATCCTGCACACAGAAAGGGTCAGTGA
- the ahaH gene encoding ATP synthase archaeal subunit H — MAKNEILSEIKKAEESAKSVVDEAIEAKNRRISEARAEAREILKQAEIDAHKAAQDSFKEGEKKILEERDKIITDGEKNALAMSQKAQANIDKSVNYLVQEFERAVLNE, encoded by the coding sequence ATGGCTAAAAATGAAATCTTATCTGAAATAAAAAAAGCAGAGGAAAGCGCTAAATCAGTGGTTGATGAAGCCATTGAAGCGAAAAACAGGCGTATCTCCGAAGCTCGGGCTGAAGCCAGGGAAATCCTGAAGCAGGCCGAAATCGATGCACATAAAGCTGCACAAGACTCTTTTAAAGAGGGTGAAAAAAAGATCCTGGAGGAAAGAGATAAGATCATAACCGATGGTGAAAAAAACGCATTAGCCATGTCCCAAAAAGCTCAAGCTAACATCGACAAATCCGTCAATTACCTTGTACAGGAGTTTGAGAGGGCGGTCCTTAATGAGTAG